GGGCACCACCGCGGCTTCTCCCTAAAGTGCACTTGGTTTGTTTAGGTGGAGGTTAAACGGGCTGAACCTCGGGacagcaaaaaccaaacaccagGACAGCCGGGAGCCAGTCAGTGGGGCAGCCGTGTTGCGCCCAGTGCAGCCAACGGCTGGGCGGGCCAGCCCCCGCCCACATGGCAGCAAGGATATGGCCCACAAGGTAAGGATGGGTTCATTGAGGCACAGGCATGGCTCTGTCCCTGCCAGGGCGTCCTGAAGGCAGTAGCTGCCTCCCTGTTTCTCTGTGCTAGGCTCGCAGCACCCCATGAGCCAGGTTGCAGGAAGGCTTGAGGACCTCACAGGCATGTGGGCTCTTGAGCTGTCCTGTGAAGACCACGCGACGTCACTTTGGCTAAGTGTCACCGCCTCTGCCCAGTATCCCCCTGGCTGGCAGCAGTGAACACAGGCTGCTGAGGAGGCCCCAGTCTGCAGGTGGCCCTACCTGTTTTCTAGAGCTTTCCTATGTGACCTGAGTAGAGCATGAGGCTTGGTTTCCCTCTGTGCTGGAGGTGAGCTCAGGTCACAGGCTGAGTTGATGCTGAGTGCTAACACCGCAGCCACGTACGGGGACAAGTCCTCCCCTCCTGGAGACAGCCACACTGTGCTGCTAGGCTACCCTTGACCTTTCCAggcctcctgcatcagcttccaaGGGCCAGGCTGGCAGCCTGCACCACTGCACCACCCTCCACTGTCTGTACGAGCAGGGCAGACTCCTTGGCCACCCTGAATTCTCGCATGGTGGCTCTACTAAGTGTGCAGCGTCCCAGTGCCTAGCCAGCACAGTGCCTGTTGATGGGGGCATGGGGATGGGACACCTGCGTCTCAGAGCCTCCAGCTGCTTCAGCAAGGCCTGGGTCACTGTCCGAGTGCTGGATGCCAGAGCACCGTGTCAGTGTGCTGGGCCTTGGCGCAGCCCTTCTCGTGGTATTTCCTGTTGTTCTGACAGTCGCAACTTAAGAGTTTTGTCtggggggcaaaaaaaaaaagagttttgtcTGGCTCACAGGCCGGCTTGGCAGAGCTGGGGCCGCAGTGGGCAGAGACGCGGCCTGTGCTGAGTAGCAGAGAGCTGTGGGCCTGCTGCTTAgccctgctctccttcctgttAGACCTCTTGAGAAACCTGGGCATATTCCCAGGGGTTTTTGGGCAACACCAAGAAAAGTCACTTTGACAGACTAATTGGcaccttctcttctgttttctgtctaGGAATGTGGGTGCCAGCAGGGCAGGCTATTGGTGAGTCAGGTGTTGTGGGGGGCGAAGTGTACACCACAGGCCTGCCACGCTGCGGGCACTGGGTTACCGCTGCTGGGGGAAGGCTGTGGTGTGAGCTGACCTGGGCTGTGCCGGGAAGCCTGCCCTCTTCACCCACTCTATGTTGCAGGTGGCTATGGCCCACCCCCTGCGGGCAGAggagccccgcccccgcccccacccttcACCTCCTACATTGTATCCACACCGCCTGGAGGCTTCCCACCACCGCAGGGCTTCCCACAGGGCTATGGAGCCCCACCACAGTTCAGTGAGTGCTACTCCAGTGGAACAGATCCACCATGTCACCTGCCATCCCATCCTGCTGAGCCCACAGTGACCATGCTCtgcactcaccccccccccccccagggctgaCTGAGAGTGCATGGGAGGTTCTTGGATTCTTGGGGTGCTGCATGGAGGCTTGGACCAGTGATGTCTAGGGACCAGGCAGTTCATGTGTGGGAAAGAGCTGGCCCAGGACACCCTCTGTTAGTCCGGGTGGGCACATACTGATGGGGCCTGCAGCCTCCTGACCAAGGCAGGACAGTCGGCCTTGTTCTAGCTCACTTTGCCATCTTGCCTGGACCTCCCAGACACAGCCAGCTCAGGTGGTCCAAGCCATTGGCTGCTGTGGTCAGTGGTggcttttctcttctggtcctGGGGTGGAGGCCTCCTGGAGCTAGGCAGCCATCTAGTAAGTAGCTGCACCCCGGCCCTGGCGGTGGCTTCCAAGTTTGACCTAGAGTTGCTGGCCGAGTACACTACTGCCTGGTGCTCTGGTCGGGTGCTGTCCCAAGCAGCCGTCTGAGCGGTCTTCCTCGGGGTGTAGAATGTCCTTGCCAGACACTGTGACCCACCCTCAGTCGTGCCGCTGGCAGCAGCTACTCACACCTGACTCTCCTGTCCTTACAGGTTTTGGCTATGggcctccgcccccaccccctgatCAGTTTGCCCCTCCAGGggtccctcctccccctgccacccCAGGGGCTGCCCCGCTGGCCTTCCCGCCACCTCCGTCTCAGGCCGCCCCCGACATGAGCAAACCCCCAACAGCCCAGCCGGACTTCCCCTATGGTCAGTATGGTAAGTGGCTGTGGCCAGCTGCGCCCAGAATaagcaggagcaggagagggCACCACACTGGATTCTGGGGTGCTGTCCCTGCCTTTGCATCTGTCTTCCGGGGAGTCCCTTTTGGTGCAGCCAGAGGCTAGTGCCAGCAGTCTCTGGTGTGTGTGCCGGCTGCCTGCGGGCTTCTGTCTGCTCTTGGCCCTGTGGAGCTGTCGGGGGAGTGGCCAGGTCTGCCACCCAGGCCTTGTCCTGGTGATCTGGGCTGCTGCAGAAGGCTGCTCCCACCCTGCCCCGGCTGGCTCCTCCCCTCGCCTCACCAGGCTCTGTACTGAGCACAGTAGTGGGCTTCTGCTGCCCTGGGTGGGAATCCACTCTCACACATGCTGGGCGTGTGTGTCCCTCAGAGGCACATCCTCggccttggtttctttttaaagctttttgctgtgtgtgtgtgtgtgtgcgcgcgcgcgcctacacacatacacatactggcATCCACAGACTTTTTCCTGTCATAGGTGTtgcccccccaccctcctcttccagcaccctccttccttttttttttttttttagatttatttattgtgtatacagtgttttgcctgcatgtacacctggaggccagaagagggcaccagatcacattataagtgatcgtaagccaccatgtgggtgcttgctgtgctgctttttttttttttttttttaattggttttcgagacagggtctctctgtgtagccttggctgtcctgcactcgctttgtagaccaggctggccttgaactcacagagatccgtctgcctctgcctcctgagtgctaggattaaaggcgtgcaccaccacgcccagctacagccagtgctcttaacctctgcgccatctctccagccccattggtTAGACTCTTACTCTCTGCTCACTCTGTAAGGCAAAATAagttcctctgcctcagcctcccaaatggcttttttgtttgtcttttgttttgttgtttttttgttgttgtttgtttgtttgtatggtttttGAGACccggttttctctgtgtagccctggctgtcctagactcactgtgtagaccaggctgggtgcgaactcacagcgatcctcctgcctctgcttcccaagtgctgggattacaagcgtgtgccaccaccacccggccctcCAAAGggcttttttaaataaacaatgtatttttattttatgtgcagtgttttgcctacatgtatatctgtgagagGCTGTCAGATTTTAGAgttagacggttgtgagctgccaggtgggtgctaagaactgagccCGGGTCCCTTGGACCAGCTGACGGTGCTTttcttctccagccccaggtttgtttttgctgttggtaACGAACTCACAGACAAAtgcggcctctgcctcccaggagctgggacTGACAGTGTgtacctccacacctggctcctgttttgttttattattttagaatgaAACTTCCTTCCTAAAAATTAGTTTACTTCATGTGTCCTTGGTGAGTTtttgtgcaccacgtgcatggaAGAGCCAGAAGAGGCATTGGAGCCTCTGACAAGTGCAGTTactggtggctgtgagctgccacgtggggcCTGGGAAGCAAGCCACAGAGCCCTGTGaagaagcagccagtgttctgcaCAGCGGATTCACGTGTGCAGCCCTCCCCACGGCATTTCATACACGGGGACAGAGTGCTTGGATGGTGTTCACACAGCCTGCTCCCCTGACATGCTGTGTGAACACTGCAAAGCCCTGCTATTCTGTGTCCCGGGCTGTGTCTGCATGCCTGCCATAGCGCTCTGAGCTGCTCACCCTTGGGGAGTTGTTTGTCCTTGGCTTCAGGGTATGGGTGGGTGACATCTTCCCACTGCCCACTGCCCTGGGCAACAAGTGCCAGCCAACCACAAGCCCAAGCCAGTGGAGCCTAGGTCCTCACACCACTGCTCCGGCTGGGGAGTCTGCTGAGGTGGTTCTGCCTACTGGCCAGGCAGGCGGGAAGTGGTGTCATCTACCTGCCCTTCACGAGGCTTCTCCCCTGACGAGAGTGGCGGCATCTTGCTCAGGACACTGGGCTTAGCTGAAAGGGTTTTTGGGAAGTTGGACTGAGCACCCTGGAGCTCCCCAGTTCCAAGGCACCACAGACCCCAAGCCTGAACACCTGGCCTTCTGCTTGAGAAAAGCCAGGCAAGGGTGTTGTGACGCTGAGCTAAGCAGCCTCTCTCCCTGCAGGTTACGGGCAGGACCTGAGCGGCTTCGGCCAAGGCTTCTCCGACCCCAGCCAGCAGCCTCCCTCCTACGGAGGCCCCTCGGTGCCGGGCTCGGGGGGTCCCCCCGCTGGTGGCAGTGGCTTCGGACGTGGGCAAAACCACAACGTGCAGGGCTTCCATCCCTACCGGCGCTAGCCAGGGGTGGTGCCAGGGCAGGATTCGGGACTGGTGAACTCGTGACAATCACACACTCGGGACAAAACAAACGACCACttgacctgggggaggggggacagcgGAGGCCGCATCTGGACTgaggttttaaatatatttcttttctctgacCCATCAGCACAATAAAAACACGTCACTGGTTCAACAACAGGGTTTAAAAGACGCCTTCAGCTTTAATTCAGaatttcaggtttctttttttttttctttgctttttttttttcttttgagattattttCCTGAGCCTTTTGTTTTACCGTATATTGTAAACTTttatgttaaagaaaaatatacatttacaaattgtgagatttttaagagaaattttCTACGATGTATactggcttattttttaatttaaagcagGGTTTGGGTGCGGGATGCGGGGGCCCTGGCTCCTGCCGGCGCGGGCTGGGGCACGGGTGGAGACTACTGCGTgcgtttggtttttttgttcattCCTTGCTTTGAGCGGCTCATGTGGCTGCAGGTGCCACAGGGCCCCAGGCCCAGGTGGCAGTGCTGAAGTCACAGGTGGCCTGGGCCCCACACAGGTGGCAAGCGAGGCCTTGCTGGGGGCCCCTCCGCAGGGCTCAGGTTCCCATTGGCCAGTCTGACCCGGTTTGAATAAAGCAGCGTGTTTGGATCAGAACCTGAGTGCTGTCtgctgtctgtaaccccagcctgGTTCCTTCTGTCCGTCCTTGTGTGCTTGGGAGGGGCCCACAAGTACCAGGGTTGCCAGGACCTGCCCCATTAAAGGGAAGTGGGGTGTGTTCTGAGCCCTCAGCATGCAGGAGACAGGGCTGGGCACGTGGGTCCATCTTTGACATCAACACAGGCATGTGTAACGCTGTTTTGCATTTGTGAGGAGGGACTTGTACTGCAAGTGATGAGAGGGCAGACCTCAGCCTCCAGCCCTTGGGCAACTCCATCAGGCGTGTtcacagtgcccccccccccttttttttttttttttttttttttttgagagagggttgtagctctggctgtcctgcactcactttgtagaccaggctggccttgaactctcagagatcctcctgcctctgccttctgagtgctgggattaaagggtttgTACCaccagccaccactgcctggcctttttaTTGAGTCTTTATGAATTTCCCATCATGTACCTCAGGTCCTACTCACCTCATCATCCATATCTGCAACCTCCCCCCAAGagattatgaaaacaaaaattaaaacacctTACCATGGAAGCAGCAGTGTCACCATGTGtcacacagtacacccttttgcccaaacagctttacttgcataTGTTCAATGCAATGAGTCATTCTGGTTCAAGGCCCCTGGCTTTGGCTACACTGTCAATGCTGGGTCCTGGTAGGGAGCATGGATGCTCGCACACCTGTCGTCACAtacctggaaggcagaagcaggtggatctcttgagtttgaggccggcctgggctGCATTGTtagaccctgtctctcaaaaggggggggggggtggagaaaaaACCAAAGACTacagagattaagagcacaagAGCCTCTCGCAGCAGACAcgggttctagtcccagcacctatTTGGGGGATAACTCCCATCTAAaaaaactccagtcccagggaatctggtgcCATCTGGCTCCCGTGTGTACTACACACAGGAGGTGCACACATGTGCTaacagacaaaacatccatacacatgaataagataaaaattaaaactggggGGTTGAGGaggcactggagaggtggctcagcggtcaagagcactgtttgctcttccagaggctctgagttcaattcccagcacccacatggtgactcacaaccatgtactgagatctgatgccctcttctggcctgcaggtgtacatgtaggcagagcactatatacataataaataaaaatctttaaaagaaaaaatgagcatTTGGCCCCTGTAAACAAGCAACGATATGAAATAGCCTGGTACAGGGAGGCTGGTGACAAAGGCTGTTGTAAGGACCACACTGTGGCTCAGATTAAAGACTGCTGTTGGCATTGCCCCTGCTCCCCAacctattttgatttttaaaatttatttatacagtattctgccttcatgtttgttttgagatagggtttctctgtgtagccctggctgtcctggactcggtttgtagaccaggctggcctcgaactcacaatgatcctcctgcctctgcctcccgagtacagggattacaggtgtccgcCACCACTCTCGGCCTCTTCTccctttttgaaaaaatatttcaaatgtgtttattattttatgtgcacctgtttgctttcttgtaggtgtgcaccacatgtgtgcctggtgctggaagtgggcagaagagggagtcCGATCCGCAGGGATTGGAGTTGCATATGGTCATGAGGCAGATCTGTCtgaattagaggccagtctggtcataGTTCCAGTGcttaataagaccctgtctcaaaatgattataaaataacaatagaaAGACATCCAAAAGCAGGGCATAGTGGCgtacgccttcaatcccagcactcaggaggcagaggcagatggattgctgtgagttcgaggccagcctcctctacaaaccgagtccaggacagccaagataacagagaaatcctgtcttgaaaaacaaaacaaagcaggcggtggtggcgcacgcctttaatcccagcactcgggaggcagaggcaggcggatcgctgtgagttcaaggccagcctggtctacaaagtgagtccaggacagtaagggctatacagagaaaacctgtctcaaaaaaccaaaaaaaaaaaaaaaaaaaaaaaaggaaaaaaagaaaaacaaaacaaaacaaaaaacaaagtcacCCAGAAGGCGAgacacacgcctttgatcctagcacttgggagtggaGCCAGttggatctctgatttcaaggctagcctggtctacagaaagagagttctgggacagccagggctattgtacacaaaaaccctttcttgaaatcaatctctctctcccctcctgtctgtctatctgtctgactatatatgtatatatttcgtGACTACTtgctaattttgctactgttatgaagctCTGCTGTTATGAATATCTGATGTGCTAGGAACCTCCAAAGGGACtgtgacccacgggttgagaaccactgccttgagacagagacagacagacaggcagacaaagaCAAATagggacagacagaggcagaaaacaaaacaaaggcatccCGCCCCCACCTCCTCGGAGGCTAGGTGCGCTTTGACCTCCGCGCCGCAGGGGGCGATAGGGGGTCTCCGGACAGCGGAAGCGCAGGGTGCGCCTAGGGGCGGGGCCTCCCGGCGGAGCTCGCGATAACTGCGCAGACGCGACCAACGCTTCCTTTTCCGAGCAGCTGGCGACATGGTGAGTACGCAGTTCCCGGCGCTCTCCGCGCGGCCCGCACCCGCCGCATCCGCCGCCATCCGCTCGGGGCTCCCGGGCCGCCGCTCGGGCGTGGGGCGCTGAGCTCGGGCCCGCGGAGGCTGCGGATGCGGGGTCCGGGGAGCGCGCGCGGGCCGGCGGAGGGCGCGCGGGCCGGCATGGGACCTCCCGGCCGCCGTAGCCGGGCTGCAGCTCGCGGAGCCGGCCCCTTCGGGTTCCGGGGAGGGGGGTCTCGGGGAAGCCTCCTGAGCCCCCCGCGAACCCCGACTCGCGCTCGCGCAGGCGGAAGTGGAGCAGAAGAAGAAGCGGACCTTCCGCAAGTTCACCTACCGCGGCGTGGACCTGGACCAGCTGCTGGACATGTCCTAGTAAGGGGCCCCGGCTCCGTGTCCTCAGatggcggcgggggtggggggcggcaggAAATGGAACCGGAGCCTGTGCACGTGCCACCTGGGTGAGgcataggctggcctcgaactcgggatccatcctcctgcctccgcctcccaagtggtTTGGTCGCTTTCATGGCGCTGGGGGTCAAACTCTCCATGCCATGACAGTCCTACGTGGGCCGAGCTACCCCGCCTCAGCCTCGCTGTGCCGCCCACGGGCACCGGGCTCCACGCCTCCGTGCGACCTTAGGGAcagtcggggggcggggggttgggaGGACGTTGGAAGGCAAAAGGTGTGACCCCCCCAGTTCACACCACCACCCGTGGAAGCTCTGGGGCTCGTTTTGCGGTGTGTGGGCCATTGGTGGTGAGGCTTCGTGGGTGGACTCTGCTTTGTGAGTGGCTGCTTCGGTGCAGCCCCCTGTCCCGgggcgccccccccccatcatcacCCCCTTCCCGTCCCTGGGGCGCCCTGTCACCCCCTTACCCCCTACCCCCTACAGTGAGCAGCTAATGCAGTTGTACAGCGCCCGCCAGAGGCGGCGCCTGAACCGGGGCCTGCGGCGCAAGCAACACTCGCTTCTCAAGCGCCTGAGGAAAGCCAAGAAGGAGGCTCCACCCATGGAGAAGCCGGAGGTGGTGAAGACGCACCTGAGGGACATGATCATCCTGCCCGAGATGGTGGGCAGCATGGTGGGCGTGTACAACGGCAAGACCTTCAACCAGGTGGAGATCAAAGTGAGTGTGGGTCCGGGGGTGCGTGTGAGGTGGGGTGGCTCCCTTCCTGTGCTCACGCCCAGCCTTGCTTCCTCTCGCCCTGTAGCCGGAGATGATCGGCCACTACCTGGGCGAGTTCTCCATCACCTACAAGCCGGTGAAGCACGGCCGGCCTGGTATCGGGGCCACCCACTCCTCCCGCTTCATCCCCCTCAAATAGCCGCGGCCAATAAAGACTCGTGTTCAGTCCTTGGATTCTGGTTTCTTGTCGGGGTCTGGGGTTGGAACCTGGAGCCCTCCGTGGTGGCTGTCACAGGCCACCGTGGCTCTGGGGGCATCGTGTGTGCTGTGGTCTTCGGTTGCTCTCAGCCCAGCTGCCCCACACTCCGGGCTGTGTGCTGGACTGTAGAGCGCAGCCAGGGTTGGACATCAGGTGGTTTGAGCAGGGCCTGAGGTGTGGGGGCCAAGAGCTGgtagggactgagaggagaggtgggTGTGGGCTGACGCAGCTTGTGGGGGACACTTGCAGAGTGGTAGTGACACTTCCAAGGAGACTTGACACAGTGGTGCCTTGTAGGTACCTTTTTTTAGTGCTGctgcaggtttttgttgttttttaagatttatcatgTAGCCGCAGTGTTTTCCCTTcgtgtccaccagaagagggcaccagatctcactctagatggttgtgagccatcatgtgcttgctgggaattgaactcaaaagggcaggcagtgcccttaacctctgagcggctctccagccccctgctgcAGTTCTTGCAGACCGTGGCCATGTAGCTATCCGAGGATAGCAGGCGTGGACTGCCACACCTGGTAGAGGTGTTCTGGGAGACCACATGACCAAAGCCACATGTGGGATGGGCCTGTTTTGTTAAGATAggcttctctgtagccctggccagcCCTAAACCAGGTTGGCGGGTCAGATCCCCCTGCCCATGCCTCCCAATCGCTGGCATGGATCTGGCGGGTGGTAGTGGACAGCCGGCTGTACTGTTTCCTGGAGCACCTTGGGCATGCACACCAGGCAAGGGTACCTCAG
This genomic interval from Acomys russatus chromosome 31, mAcoRus1.1, whole genome shotgun sequence contains the following:
- the Rps15 gene encoding 40S ribosomal protein S15; translated protein: MQLYSARQRRRLNRGLRRKQHSLLKRLRKAKKEAPPMEKPEVVKTHLRDMIILPEMVGSMVGVYNGKTFNQVEIKPEMIGHYLGEFSITYKPVKHGRPGIGATHSSRFIPLK
- the Dazap1 gene encoding DAZ-associated protein 1 isoform X1; protein product: MNSAGADEIGKLFVGGLDWSTTQETLRSYFSQYGEVVDCVIMKDKTTNQSRGFGFVKFKDPNCVGTVLASRPHTLDGRNIDPKPCTPRGMQPERTRPKEGWQKGPRSDSSKSNKIFVGGIPHNCGETELREYFKKFGVVTEVVMIYDAEKQRPRGFGFITFEDEQSVDQAVNMHFHDIMGKKVEVKRAEPRDSKNQTPGQPGASQWGSRVAPSAANGWAGQPPPTWQQGYGPQGMWVPAGQAIGGYGPPPAGRGAPPPPPPFTSYIVSTPPGGFPPPQGFPQGYGAPPQFSFGYGPPPPPPDQFAPPGVPPPPATPGAAPLAFPPPPSQAAPDMSKPPTAQPDFPYGQYGYGQDLSGFGQGFSDPSQQPPSYGGPSVPGSGGPPAGGSGFGRGQNHNVQGFHPYRR
- the Dazap1 gene encoding DAZ-associated protein 1 isoform X2; its protein translation is MNSAGADEIGKLFVGGLDWSTTQETLRSYFSQYGEVVDCVIMKDKTTNQSRGFGFVKFKDPNCVGTVLASRPHTLDGRNIDPKPCTPRGMQPERTRPKEGWKGPRSDSSKSNKIFVGGIPHNCGETELREYFKKFGVVTEVVMIYDAEKQRPRGFGFITFEDEQSVDQAVNMHFHDIMGKKVEVKRAEPRDSKNQTPGQPGASQWGSRVAPSAANGWAGQPPPTWQQGYGPQGMWVPAGQAIGGYGPPPAGRGAPPPPPPFTSYIVSTPPGGFPPPQGFPQGYGAPPQFSFGYGPPPPPPDQFAPPGVPPPPATPGAAPLAFPPPPSQAAPDMSKPPTAQPDFPYGQYGYGQDLSGFGQGFSDPSQQPPSYGGPSVPGSGGPPAGGSGFGRGQNHNVQGFHPYRR